GATGTTGCACCCTATTCATTTTGCACTGAAGCACGGGGATAAAAATCTTGGGTATAGAACTCCGCAGTTACGTATTTCTGGACAGCTTGCAGCCTCAATACGCCGCTTACTTGGGCACGGTGTCTCAAGGGTTTTTGCCATTACCGGGGGATGCGTCCCTGTGGATTGAGATCTCGCCTGGTATAGAAATTAACCGGATTACCGATGTCGCGTTGAAATCTGCCTCTGTACGTCCGGCGGTGCTAGCTGTGGAAAGGCTTTACGGTCTTCTGGAGATTCATTCTAGCGTGCAAGGCGAGACGCGGGCTGCTGGTAGAGCGATATTGGAGACGATCGGAGTCCGCAGAGAAGAGTGTATCAAACCGCGAGTGATTTCCAGCCAAATTATCCGCAATATTGATTCTTACCAAACACAACTGATCAATCGCGGTCGGCGGGGACAGATGATTTTGACTGGACAAACGCTTTATGTGTTAGAAGTTGAGCCAGCCGCTTACGCACCACTGGCGGCGAACGAAGCAGAGAAAGCGGCTCTGATTAATATATTAGATGTTCATCCGATCGGCAGTTTCGGACGAGTTTACTTGGGTGGTGCAGAACGCGATATTTTGGCGGCTTCCCGTGCGGCGCTGGTAGCAATTGAAAGCGTACCTGGGAAAGAAAATTTTCCCCCAGGACGTAAGGAATAGCTTACCGTTTTATCAGAGAAATGGGTGAAAAACCCCGTCCTTCTAGGACGGCTTTTCTTTCATAACGTAATATTAAGGGTTTTGACATCGTGCCATATATTTGTGGAGTTAAAGCTATCATAAATATATGGTAATGAGGTCGATAAACCATGTTTGTATTCGAGTTTAAATGCCAGGGAAAGCCAGAGCAGTATGCGGCAATCGAGTCAGGCATTCGCACTTCCCAATTCATCAGGAATAAATGCCTGAGATATTGGATGGACAACAAAGGCGTTAATGGCTACGACCTCAATAAATATACTGCCAAACTAGCCAAGGAATTCCCATTTGCAAATAAACTCAACTCGACAGCCAGACAAGCTTCTGCCGAACGTTGCTGGAGTGCGATCGCCAAATTTTTCGAGAACTGCAAGAAAAAAATTCCCGGTAAGAAGGGATTCCCTCGCTTCAAAAAGAACCAACGTTCGGTAGAGTACAAGAAATCCGGATGGTCACTTTCTGAGGATAGAAAAAAGATCGCCTTCACCGACAAGAACAAAATCGGCACGCTTAAACTAATCGGAACTCACGATTTGCACTTCTATCAATTAGAGCAAATTCAAAGAGTCAGATTAATTAAGCGTGCCGATGGTTTTTATTGTCAGTTTTGCATTGCCAGTGACTTAGCCAATGAAGAAGTTAAGCCAACAGGTAAATGTATCGGTATTGATATGGGATTAACCTATTTCTATACTGACAGCAATGGTGAAAAAGTAGATAATTCCAGGCATCTCAGAAAGTCAGAGAAGGCATTAAAGCGATTGCAACGTCGAGTTGACAAAAAGGTTAAGGGTTCCAACAATAGAAGAAAAGCTATTAACCGTTTGGGAAGAAAGCACCTAAAAGTGTCTCGTCAGCGTAAAGACTTTGCGGTGAAGTTAGCAAGGTGCGTAATGAAATATAATGATTTCGTGGCGTTTGAAGACTTGAAGGTGCGGAACATGGTGAAGAATCATCGTTTAGCTAAATCAATTAATGATGCCGGGTGGTTTTTGTTTCGGGAATGGTTGAAATATTTTGCCATTAAGTTTGGCAAGGTTGCGGTTCCCGTTGCATCTCATTACACGAGCCAAGAATGTTCTAATTGCGGCGATAAAGTAAAGAAATCCCTGTCGATAAGAACACACATTTGTAAGTGTGGAACTGTATTAGACAGAGATGAAAATGCCGCGATTAATATTCTATTGAAGGCATTAAAATTGATGGGATATATTTCAAATACCGTAGGGCATACGGAAATCAACGCTTGTGGAGAGACGACTCTCTACCTAAACCTGGAAACAGTGCTTAGGCAAGGTTGCTCGGTGATACAAGAATCCCTATCCCTTTAGGGTGGGGAGTGTCAAACTCTATAAAAGGTTAAGAGGAGATCGATTCTGTATGACAGCTTACACAAATCGCTCGAACTCCGATCGCATGAGACAATGGGCCAACTTAATTGCTATTGTGGCTGCCTTCGGCATCAATATATATAGCAATCTCTTTCCGCCTAACGGACGCACTATTGGTGAAATTTCCAATATCCTGTTCAAGAACGTCCTCATTATTCCCGCTAATTATGCTTTTGCGATTTGGGGATTAATTTATCTAGGTTTAATTAGTTTTGCCATCTATCAATTTCTACCCGCGCAAAGGCAAGACCCTTATCTGCGGCGCATCGGTTATTTTTTAGTAATGGCAAGTTTGGCGCAGATTGTCTGGGTGTTCGTTTTTGAGTACGAATTATTTGCCCGTTCTTTATTGGCGATGTTGGCAATTTTATTGC
The sequence above is a segment of the Aerosakkonema funiforme FACHB-1375 genome. Coding sequences within it:
- a CDS encoding RNA-guided endonuclease InsQ/TnpB family protein — protein: MFVFEFKCQGKPEQYAAIESGIRTSQFIRNKCLRYWMDNKGVNGYDLNKYTAKLAKEFPFANKLNSTARQASAERCWSAIAKFFENCKKKIPGKKGFPRFKKNQRSVEYKKSGWSLSEDRKKIAFTDKNKIGTLKLIGTHDLHFYQLEQIQRVRLIKRADGFYCQFCIASDLANEEVKPTGKCIGIDMGLTYFYTDSNGEKVDNSRHLRKSEKALKRLQRRVDKKVKGSNNRRKAINRLGRKHLKVSRQRKDFAVKLARCVMKYNDFVAFEDLKVRNMVKNHRLAKSINDAGWFLFREWLKYFAIKFGKVAVPVASHYTSQECSNCGDKVKKSLSIRTHICKCGTVLDRDENAAINILLKALKLMGYISNTVGHTEINACGETTLYLNLETVLRQGCSVIQESLSL